In one window of Nocardia brasiliensis DNA:
- a CDS encoding acyl-CoA dehydrogenase family protein codes for MTSTDPLLFNPATYDPQHFDAETRRLLRATIEWFESRGKRQLLADDADAVWTAEFLEFVAKEKLFATFLTPAAFADGDENRRWDAARNAALSEIFGFYGLAYWYAEQVTILGLGPIWQSENKEAKQRAAADLAAGQVMAFGLSEREHGADIYNTDLVLTPSEPGSADEQAGILFRANGEKYYIGNGNVASMVSVFSRRADVEGADGYVWFAADSRHENYHLLGNVVHQQMYVSTFRLENYPVRAEDILHTGPEAFSAALNTVNVGKFNLCHGGIGMVEHSFYEAITHANNRILYGNPVTDFPHVRSNFVDAYARIVAMKQFSDRAVDYFRSASLEDRRYLLFNPMTKSKVTSEGETVMTLLLDVLAAKGFEKNTYFAEVARLINTLPRLEGTVHVNVGQILKFMPNYLFNPKEYPAIGTRLDAADDEFFWQQGPARGAGKVQFADWTPVYEQHSDIPNVGRFYEQAQALRTLLSTAAPDADQQKDLDFMLTIGHLFSLVVYGQLILEQAAITGLDRDLIDQIFDFQVRDFNTYATTLYGKPSASPDQQAWAASALRPPVADRARFDRVWAEVASYDGAYEMRP; via the coding sequence ATGACGAGCACCGATCCGCTGTTGTTCAACCCCGCGACCTACGACCCGCAGCACTTCGACGCCGAGACCCGGCGCCTGCTGCGCGCCACCATCGAGTGGTTCGAGTCGCGGGGCAAGCGGCAGCTGCTGGCCGACGACGCGGACGCGGTCTGGACCGCCGAGTTCCTCGAGTTCGTCGCGAAGGAGAAGCTGTTCGCGACCTTCCTGACCCCCGCGGCGTTCGCCGACGGCGACGAGAACCGGCGCTGGGACGCCGCGCGCAATGCGGCGCTGTCGGAGATCTTCGGCTTCTACGGACTTGCCTACTGGTACGCCGAGCAGGTGACCATCCTTGGCCTCGGCCCGATCTGGCAGAGCGAGAACAAGGAAGCCAAGCAGCGCGCGGCCGCCGACCTGGCCGCGGGACAGGTGATGGCGTTCGGACTGTCCGAGCGTGAGCACGGCGCCGACATCTACAACACCGACCTGGTGCTGACCCCGAGCGAGCCGGGCAGCGCGGACGAACAGGCGGGCATCCTGTTCCGCGCCAACGGCGAGAAGTACTACATCGGCAACGGCAATGTGGCGAGCATGGTTTCGGTGTTCTCCCGCCGCGCCGATGTCGAGGGCGCCGACGGCTACGTCTGGTTCGCCGCGGACAGCAGGCACGAGAACTACCACCTGCTCGGCAATGTCGTGCACCAGCAGATGTACGTCAGCACCTTCCGGCTGGAGAACTACCCGGTGCGGGCCGAGGACATCCTGCACACCGGTCCCGAGGCCTTCTCCGCCGCGCTGAACACCGTCAACGTGGGCAAGTTCAACCTGTGCCACGGCGGCATCGGCATGGTCGAGCACTCGTTCTACGAGGCGATCACGCACGCGAACAACCGCATCCTCTACGGCAACCCGGTCACCGACTTCCCGCACGTGCGCAGCAATTTCGTCGACGCCTACGCCAGGATCGTCGCGATGAAGCAGTTCAGCGATCGCGCCGTCGACTACTTCCGCAGCGCGAGCCTCGAGGATCGCCGCTACCTGCTGTTCAACCCGATGACGAAGTCGAAGGTGACCTCGGAGGGCGAGACGGTGATGACCTTGCTGCTGGATGTGCTGGCGGCCAAGGGATTCGAGAAGAACACCTACTTCGCCGAGGTGGCGCGCCTGATCAACACGCTGCCCCGGCTCGAGGGCACGGTGCACGTCAACGTGGGGCAGATCCTGAAGTTCATGCCGAACTACCTGTTCAACCCCAAGGAATACCCGGCGATCGGCACCCGCCTCGACGCGGCCGACGACGAGTTCTTCTGGCAGCAGGGCCCCGCCCGGGGCGCGGGCAAGGTGCAGTTCGCCGATTGGACCCCGGTGTACGAGCAGCACTCGGATATCCCGAACGTCGGTCGCTTCTATGAGCAGGCGCAGGCGCTGCGCACGCTGCTGAGCACCGCGGCCCCCGATGCGGACCAGCAGAAGGATCTCGACTTCATGCTGACCATCGGTCACCTGTTCTCGCTGGTGGTGTACGGCCAGCTGATCCTGGAGCAGGCGGCGATCACCGGCCTCGATCGGGATCTGATCGACCAGATCTTCGACTTCCAGGTCCGTGACTTCAACACCTACGCGACCACGCTCTACGGCAAGCCGTCGGCCAGCCCCGACCAGCAGGCATGGGCGGCCTCGGCGCTGCGTCCGCCGGTGGCCGATCGGGCGCGCTTCGACCGGGTGTGGGCCGAGGTGGCCTCCTATGACGGCGCCTACGAGATGCGTCCGTAG
- the rbfA gene encoding 30S ribosome-binding factor RbfA — protein sequence MVDQARARRLAKRISSIVATAIEYEIKDPRLGFVTITDAKVTGDLREATVYYTVLGETLDAEPDYEGAAQGLEKAKGVLRSKVGAGTGVKFTPTLAFVLDKVPEVAADMEALLAKARAADEAVAKVAATARHAGDADPYKVERDDE from the coding sequence ATGGTGGATCAAGCCAGGGCACGCCGACTCGCGAAGCGGATTTCCTCGATCGTGGCGACCGCGATCGAATACGAGATCAAAGATCCGCGGTTGGGTTTCGTGACCATCACCGACGCCAAGGTCACCGGCGATCTGCGCGAGGCGACGGTGTACTACACCGTGCTCGGTGAAACCTTGGACGCCGAACCGGACTACGAGGGTGCGGCGCAGGGCCTGGAGAAGGCCAAGGGCGTGCTGCGCTCGAAGGTCGGCGCGGGCACCGGCGTGAAGTTCACGCCGACGCTGGCTTTCGTCCTGGACAAGGTGCCCGAGGTCGCGGCGGACATGGAAGCGCTGCTGGCCAAGGCACGGGCGGCGGACGAGGCGGTGGCCAAGGTCGCGGCCACGGCCAGGCACGCCGGTGACGCCGACCCCTACAAGGTCGAACGCGACGACGAGTGA
- a CDS encoding YlxR family protein yields the protein MVTSAGERFGDPTGAAVEWTEVQHAQPIRTCIGCRKRELAAGLLRIVARKSDTGNGVPAVMIVPDPRRRLPGRGAWLHPVSACLNAAERRRAFGRALRVSGNLDISALEQYLENRHEHS from the coding sequence TTGGTAACTTCCGCAGGGGAGCGGTTCGGTGATCCGACCGGTGCAGCGGTAGAGTGGACAGAGGTTCAGCACGCGCAACCGATTCGGACCTGTATCGGATGCCGGAAGCGCGAGTTGGCCGCCGGTCTGTTACGGATCGTGGCGCGGAAATCGGATACCGGAAACGGTGTCCCCGCTGTCATGATCGTTCCCGATCCGCGGCGCAGACTTCCCGGACGGGGTGCCTGGTTGCACCCCGTCTCGGCTTGTCTGAACGCGGCAGAGCGGCGCCGAGCATTCGGCAGAGCACTAAGAGTGTCCGGAAATCTGGATATCTCAGCCCTGGAGCAGTACCTCGAGAACAGGCACGAGCACTCATGA
- a CDS encoding ferritin-like domain-containing protein, with protein sequence MTDAERQALLDALRAEYGAVYAYGVVAAYASRERYRLVGEHTASHRARRDATVDALTAAGVSAPPPDAAYTMPFPVNDPIPAARLAATVESDTAVAWRAVVEHGTSESLRRMGIDALTECAVRLATWQAILGADPPTTPFPGKV encoded by the coding sequence ATGACCGACGCCGAACGTCAGGCGCTGCTGGACGCGTTGCGCGCCGAATACGGCGCCGTCTACGCCTACGGCGTGGTCGCCGCGTACGCCTCGCGGGAACGCTATCGCCTCGTCGGCGAGCACACCGCGAGCCATCGCGCCCGCCGCGACGCCACCGTCGACGCGCTCACCGCGGCCGGCGTGAGCGCCCCGCCGCCGGATGCCGCCTACACGATGCCGTTCCCGGTGAACGACCCGATTCCCGCCGCGCGCCTGGCCGCGACCGTCGAGTCCGACACCGCGGTGGCGTGGCGGGCCGTCGTCGAGCACGGCACGTCCGAGTCGCTGCGCCGGATGGGCATCGACGCGCTCACCGAATGCGCCGTGCGCCTTGCCACATGGCAGGCCATCCTGGGCGCCGATCCGCCGACGACCCCGTTCCCAGGCAAGGTCTGA
- a CDS encoding DUF503 domain-containing protein, with protein sequence MYLGALEFDLLLGDVHSLKEKRSVIRPILAELQRFGVSAAEGGEHDRHRRSLLGVAFVSSGMDHLTEVLDRCERHVAARPELQLLAVRRRIFGPED encoded by the coding sequence GTGTACCTGGGTGCACTGGAGTTCGACCTCCTCCTCGGCGATGTGCATTCACTGAAGGAGAAGCGCTCGGTGATCCGGCCGATCCTGGCCGAGTTGCAGCGTTTCGGGGTGAGTGCCGCCGAGGGTGGGGAGCATGACCGCCATCGTCGCTCGCTGCTCGGGGTCGCCTTCGTCAGTTCCGGTATGGATCATCTGACCGAGGTACTCGATCGTTGCGAGCGGCACGTCGCGGCACGTCCGGAGTTACAGTTGCTGGCAGTGCGCCGCAGGATCTTCGGACCCGAAGATTGA
- the infB gene encoding translation initiation factor IF-2, whose amino-acid sequence MAGKARVHELAKELGVTSKELLATLKEQGEFVKSASSTVEAPVARRLRESFASKSAPSNGTKSGSRPGPSSSARPAAKPAGNGPRPGPRPAAPAPAQAAQETVREASPARTEGPAVKPGPAARPGPVPAPKPAAARESAPAAPAASAAAETSAAPAGPRPTPNAARPGQQQRPGAPTPGAPRPGGSGPRPGPKTPRVGNNPYSSAPERPAPRPAPGQGGPRPGPAQGGPRPGPAQGAPRPGAPAQGGGARPAPGQGGPRPGGPRPSPGSMPPRPNPGAMPSRAARPGGAGGPGAGRPGRPGGGPGGGAGRPGGGGGGYRGGAPGGGGAGAGAPGAGGAAGGFRGRPGGGGGRPGGPGGRGGAAGAFGRPGGAPRRGRKSKRAKRAEYESMQAPAVGGVRLPRGNGEIIRLARGASLSDFAEKIDANPAALVQALFNLGEMVTATQSVNDETLELLGSEMNYVVHVVSPEDEDRELLESFDLTYGEDEGGEEDLEQRPPVVTVMGHVDHGKTRLLDTIRKANVREGEAGGITQHIGAYQVLTHLGEQDRLITFIDTPGHEAFTAMRARGAKATDIAILVVAADDGVMPQTVEAINHAQAADVPIVVAVNKIDKEGANPDKVRQQLTEYNLVAEEYGGDTMFVNISARQGTNIDQLLEAVLLTADAALDLRANPDMDAQGVAIEAHLDRGRGPVATVLIQRGTLRVGDSIVAGDAYGRVRRMVDEHGDDVTEALPSRPVQVIGFTSVPGAGDNLLVVDEDRIARQIADRRNARKRNALAARSRKRISLEDLDAALKETSELNLILKGDNSGTVEALEEALLGIQIDDEVRLRVIDRGVGGVTETNVNLASASNAIIIGFNVRAEGKATELANREGVDIRYYSVIYQAIDEIEKALKGMLKPIYEEVELGRAEIRAIFRSSKVGNIAGCMVTSGSVKRNAKARLLRDNVVIAETVTISSLKREKDDVTEVREGFECGLTLTYNDIKEGDIVEAYELREKPRD is encoded by the coding sequence GTGGCAGGCAAGGCCCGCGTGCACGAGTTGGCCAAAGAACTCGGTGTCACCAGCAAGGAACTACTCGCAACGCTCAAGGAGCAGGGCGAGTTCGTGAAGTCCGCGTCGTCAACGGTGGAAGCTCCCGTCGCGCGCAGGCTGCGTGAGTCGTTCGCATCGAAATCAGCCCCGTCGAACGGCACCAAGTCGGGTTCACGCCCCGGCCCGTCCTCCTCGGCCCGTCCGGCCGCGAAGCCCGCAGGAAACGGTCCCCGCCCGGGCCCGCGCCCCGCGGCCCCCGCGCCCGCCCAGGCCGCTCAGGAAACCGTCCGTGAAGCGAGCCCGGCGCGTACCGAGGGACCGGCCGTGAAGCCGGGCCCCGCCGCCCGTCCCGGCCCGGTGCCCGCGCCGAAGCCCGCCGCGGCCCGCGAATCCGCGCCTGCGGCACCGGCCGCCTCGGCCGCCGCCGAGACCAGCGCGGCGCCGGCCGGCCCGCGCCCGACCCCGAACGCCGCGCGTCCGGGTCAGCAGCAGCGTCCCGGCGCACCCACCCCGGGTGCCCCGCGTCCCGGTGGTTCCGGTCCGCGTCCCGGCCCGAAAACGCCTCGGGTCGGCAACAATCCGTATTCTTCCGCGCCTGAGCGTCCCGCGCCGCGTCCGGCTCCGGGCCAGGGCGGTCCGCGTCCGGGCCCGGCTCAGGGCGGTCCGCGTCCCGGCCCGGCCCAGGGCGCCCCGCGTCCCGGCGCACCCGCTCAGGGTGGCGGCGCGCGTCCGGCTCCCGGCCAGGGCGGTCCCCGTCCGGGTGGCCCGCGGCCGAGCCCCGGCTCGATGCCGCCGCGGCCCAACCCCGGCGCCATGCCGTCGCGTGCGGCACGTCCGGGTGGTGCGGGCGGCCCGGGTGCCGGTCGTCCGGGTCGTCCCGGTGGCGGTCCCGGCGGCGGCGCCGGTCGTCCCGGCGGCGGTGGCGGTGGCTACCGCGGCGGTGCGCCCGGTGGCGGCGGTGCGGGCGCCGGTGCGCCCGGTGCCGGTGGCGCCGCGGGTGGTTTCCGTGGTCGTCCCGGTGGCGGTGGCGGTCGTCCGGGTGGTCCCGGCGGTCGTGGCGGTGCCGCGGGCGCGTTCGGTCGTCCCGGTGGCGCCCCGCGTCGTGGCCGCAAGTCGAAGCGGGCGAAACGCGCCGAGTACGAGAGCATGCAGGCGCCCGCCGTCGGCGGCGTGCGGCTGCCGCGCGGCAACGGCGAGATCATCCGGCTCGCCCGTGGCGCCTCGCTGTCGGACTTCGCGGAGAAGATCGACGCGAACCCGGCCGCTCTGGTGCAGGCGTTGTTCAACCTCGGCGAGATGGTCACCGCGACCCAGTCGGTGAACGACGAGACGCTCGAGCTGCTCGGCAGCGAGATGAACTACGTCGTGCACGTGGTCAGTCCCGAGGACGAGGACCGCGAGCTGCTGGAATCGTTCGACCTGACCTACGGCGAGGACGAGGGCGGCGAAGAGGACCTCGAGCAGCGTCCGCCGGTCGTGACCGTGATGGGTCACGTCGACCACGGTAAGACCCGACTGCTGGACACGATCCGCAAGGCCAACGTCCGTGAGGGCGAGGCCGGTGGCATCACCCAGCACATCGGCGCCTACCAGGTGCTCACCCACCTCGGCGAGCAGGACCGGCTCATCACCTTCATCGACACCCCGGGTCACGAGGCGTTCACCGCCATGCGTGCCCGTGGTGCGAAGGCCACCGACATCGCGATCCTGGTGGTCGCCGCCGACGACGGCGTCATGCCGCAGACGGTGGAGGCGATCAACCACGCGCAGGCGGCCGACGTGCCGATCGTGGTGGCGGTCAACAAGATCGACAAGGAAGGCGCGAACCCGGACAAGGTTCGTCAGCAGCTGACCGAATACAACCTGGTGGCCGAGGAATACGGTGGCGACACCATGTTCGTCAACATCTCGGCGCGCCAGGGCACCAATATCGACCAGCTGCTCGAGGCGGTCCTGCTCACCGCGGACGCGGCGCTGGACCTGCGGGCCAACCCGGACATGGACGCGCAGGGTGTCGCCATCGAGGCGCACCTCGACCGTGGCCGCGGCCCGGTGGCGACCGTGCTGATCCAGCGCGGCACGCTGCGCGTCGGCGATTCGATCGTGGCGGGCGACGCCTACGGTCGCGTCCGGCGCATGGTCGACGAGCACGGCGACGACGTCACCGAGGCGTTGCCGTCGCGGCCGGTCCAGGTCATCGGCTTCACGTCGGTGCCGGGCGCCGGTGACAACCTGCTCGTGGTCGACGAGGACCGGATCGCGCGCCAGATCGCCGACCGGCGCAACGCGCGCAAGCGCAACGCACTGGCCGCGCGCAGCCGCAAGCGGATCAGCCTGGAAGATCTGGATGCCGCGCTGAAGGAGACCTCGGAGCTCAACCTGATCCTCAAGGGCGACAACTCCGGTACCGTCGAGGCCCTCGAAGAGGCGCTGCTCGGGATCCAGATCGACGACGAGGTGCGGCTGCGGGTCATCGACCGTGGTGTCGGTGGCGTCACCGAGACCAACGTCAACCTGGCCTCGGCCTCGAACGCGATCATCATCGGGTTCAACGTCCGGGCCGAGGGCAAGGCGACCGAGCTGGCCAACCGCGAAGGCGTGGACATCCGGTACTACTCGGTGATCTACCAGGCCATCGACGAGATCGAGAAGGCCCTCAAGGGCATGCTCAAGCCGATCTACGAAGAGGTCGAGCTGGGCCGGGCGGAGATCCGCGCGATCTTCCGTTCGTCGAAGGTCGGCAACATCGCCGGTTGCATGGTCACCTCGGGTTCGGTCAAGCGCAACGCCAAGGCGCGCCTGCTCCGGGACAACGTGGTGATCGCCGAGACCGTCACGATCTCCTCCTTGAAGCGGGAAAAGGACGACGTCACCGAGGTCCGCGAGGGCTTCGAATGCGGTTTGACGTTGACCTACAACGACATCAAGGAAGGCGACATCGTCGAGGCCTACGAGCTGCGCGAGAAGCCGCGCGACTGA
- a CDS encoding proline--tRNA ligase, with translation MITRLSRLFLRTLRDDPADAEVPSHKLLVRAGYVRRIAPGVYSWLPLGLRVLRKVEDVVRQEMDAIGAQEISLPALLPRDPYETTNRWTEYGDGLFRLKDRKGADYLLGPTHEELFALTVKGEYNSYKDLPVTLYQIQTKYRDEERPRAGILRGREFIMKDSYSFDLDEDGLKASYAAHREAYQRIFDRLSVKYVIVAATSGAMGGSASEEFLADSPVGEDTYVRCVESGYAANVEAVVTPAPAPLPIEGLAEAVVHDTPDAPTIATLVDWANGAGIAEQFGRPVTAADTLKNVMVKLRHPDGKSEIVGIGVPGDREVDDKRLGASVEPAEVELLTEADFAANPFLVKGYIGPKALQANGVRYLVDPRVGTGTVWITGADAPGKHVVGLVAGRDFIPDGTIEAAEVRDGDPSPDGRGVLVASRGIEIGHIFQLGQKYTNAFDVDVLGENGKPVRLTMGSYGVGVSRMVAVIAEQQHDEKGLRWPAEIAPYDVHVVIANKDEAARAGAEQVVAGLHAKGLDVLFDDRTASPGVKFKDAELLGMPLVLVIGRGWAEGKVELRDRFTGEASELPADAAVEAVVARVRG, from the coding sequence GTGATCACCCGCCTCTCCCGCTTATTCCTGCGTACCCTGCGTGACGATCCCGCCGACGCCGAGGTGCCCAGCCACAAACTTCTCGTTCGCGCCGGTTACGTGCGGCGCATCGCGCCGGGCGTGTACTCGTGGTTGCCGCTGGGGCTGCGGGTGCTGCGCAAGGTCGAGGACGTGGTGCGCCAGGAGATGGACGCGATCGGCGCGCAGGAGATCTCGCTGCCAGCGCTGCTGCCGCGCGACCCGTACGAGACCACCAACCGGTGGACCGAATACGGCGACGGCCTGTTCCGGCTCAAGGACCGCAAGGGCGCGGACTACCTGCTCGGCCCGACGCACGAGGAACTGTTCGCGCTCACCGTGAAGGGCGAATACAACTCGTACAAGGACCTGCCGGTCACCCTGTACCAGATCCAGACCAAATACCGCGACGAGGAGCGTCCGCGCGCCGGCATCCTGCGTGGCCGCGAGTTCATCATGAAGGACTCGTACTCGTTCGACCTGGACGAGGACGGTCTGAAGGCCAGCTACGCCGCGCACCGCGAGGCCTATCAGCGGATCTTCGATCGGTTGAGCGTGAAGTATGTCATCGTGGCCGCCACCTCCGGCGCGATGGGCGGCAGTGCGTCGGAGGAGTTCTTGGCCGACAGCCCGGTCGGTGAGGACACCTACGTGCGCTGTGTCGAGTCGGGTTACGCGGCCAACGTGGAGGCCGTGGTCACCCCCGCGCCCGCGCCGCTGCCGATCGAGGGCCTGGCCGAGGCGGTCGTGCACGACACCCCGGACGCGCCGACGATCGCGACGCTGGTCGACTGGGCCAACGGCGCGGGCATCGCCGAACAATTCGGCCGCCCTGTCACCGCGGCGGACACGCTCAAGAACGTGATGGTGAAGCTGCGCCACCCCGACGGCAAGTCCGAGATCGTCGGCATCGGCGTGCCGGGCGATCGCGAGGTCGACGACAAGCGGCTCGGCGCCTCGGTGGAGCCGGCCGAGGTCGAATTGCTCACCGAGGCCGATTTCGCGGCCAACCCGTTCCTGGTGAAGGGCTACATCGGCCCGAAGGCATTGCAGGCCAACGGTGTTCGCTACCTCGTCGATCCCAGGGTCGGCACCGGCACCGTGTGGATCACCGGCGCGGACGCGCCGGGCAAGCACGTGGTCGGCTTGGTGGCGGGCCGCGACTTCATCCCGGACGGCACCATCGAGGCCGCCGAGGTTCGCGACGGTGATCCCTCGCCGGACGGTCGTGGCGTGTTGGTGGCCTCGCGCGGCATCGAGATCGGGCACATCTTCCAGCTCGGCCAGAAATACACCAACGCCTTCGATGTCGACGTGCTCGGCGAGAACGGCAAGCCGGTCCGGCTCACCATGGGCTCCTACGGCGTCGGTGTCTCGCGCATGGTCGCGGTGATCGCCGAGCAGCAGCACGACGAGAAGGGCCTGCGCTGGCCCGCCGAGATCGCGCCGTACGACGTGCACGTGGTCATCGCGAACAAGGACGAGGCGGCCCGCGCGGGCGCCGAGCAGGTCGTCGCCGGGTTGCACGCCAAGGGCTTGGACGTGCTCTTCGACGACCGCACGGCCTCGCCCGGCGTCAAGTTCAAGGACGCCGAATTGCTCGGCATGCCTTTGGTTCTCGTCATCGGCCGGGGCTGGGCCGAGGGCAAGGTGGAGCTGCGCGACCGCTTCACCGGCGAGGCGAGCGAACTCCCGGCGGATGCCGCGGTCGAGGCGGTGGTCGCCAGGGTGCGCGGCTGA
- the rimP gene encoding ribosome maturation factor RimP — MPMPTEERLSQLIAGLVERRGFDLERVEISTAGKHADAQARVQVTVDSEGPSDLDAIAVLSAAVSELLDEAGDFGETPYLLEVTTPGIDRPLTEDRHWRRARGRKVLVHLREGAPMPDAGGARKFEARVGALDGDTVALVLGGRHKPHRVHVPLADIAEAVVQVEFGKPGPREMELAGGVAPGRPVPGQEDDVPAVDAADVSGTTNALPGSVTASDSPTEGIVE; from the coding sequence ATGCCGATGCCGACCGAGGAAAGGCTGAGCCAGCTCATCGCTGGACTCGTCGAACGCCGAGGATTCGACCTCGAACGGGTCGAGATCTCGACCGCGGGCAAGCATGCGGACGCGCAGGCTCGGGTGCAGGTGACCGTCGACAGCGAGGGTCCGTCCGATCTCGACGCGATCGCGGTGCTCAGCGCCGCGGTCTCGGAGTTGCTGGACGAGGCAGGCGATTTCGGGGAGACGCCGTATCTGCTCGAGGTCACCACCCCGGGGATCGATCGTCCGCTCACCGAGGATCGGCACTGGCGCCGGGCCCGCGGTCGCAAGGTGCTCGTGCACCTACGCGAGGGCGCCCCCATGCCCGACGCGGGAGGCGCCCGGAAATTCGAGGCCAGGGTGGGTGCGCTCGACGGCGACACCGTCGCGCTGGTGCTCGGGGGCAGGCACAAGCCGCATCGGGTGCACGTGCCACTGGCCGACATCGCCGAAGCGGTGGTGCAGGTCGAGTTCGGCAAGCCGGGGCCGCGGGAAATGGAACTCGCCGGCGGCGTGGCGCCAGGGCGCCCGGTGCCCGGCCAGGAAGATGATGTGCCGGCGGTCGACGCCGCGGATGTATCAGGAACAACGAATGCACTACCCGGATCAGTAACAGCGTCCGATTCGCCGACCGAAGGGATCGTGGAATGA
- the nusA gene encoding transcription termination factor NusA gives MNIEIEALRAIVADKGISIETVISAIESALLTAYRHTEGHQPNARIDINQKTGTVRVMARELDADGNVISEWDDTPEGFGRIAATTARQVVLQRLRDAENEKSFGEFSTHEGDIVGGVVQRDARANARGTIVVRIGSELHGAEGLIPPAEQVPGETYEHGDRIKCYVVGVSRGPRGPQITLSRTHPNLVRRLFALEVPEIADGSVEIVAVAREAGHRSKIAVRSTVSGVNAKGACIGPMGQRVRNVMSELAGEKIDIIDFAEDSATFVGNALSPSKVVSVTIVDAEARAARVVVPDFQLSLAIGKEGQNARLAARLTGWRIDIRSDAAPDMGGGTVRTEAHRS, from the coding sequence ATGAACATCGAAATCGAAGCCCTGCGCGCGATCGTCGCCGACAAGGGGATCTCGATCGAGACCGTGATCTCCGCGATCGAGTCGGCGCTGCTCACCGCGTACCGCCACACCGAGGGCCACCAGCCCAACGCGCGCATCGACATCAACCAGAAGACCGGCACGGTCCGGGTGATGGCGCGCGAGCTCGACGCCGACGGCAACGTGATCTCCGAATGGGACGACACCCCTGAGGGTTTCGGCCGGATCGCGGCGACCACGGCGCGCCAGGTGGTGCTGCAGCGGCTGCGCGACGCCGAGAACGAGAAGTCCTTCGGCGAGTTCTCCACCCACGAGGGCGACATCGTCGGCGGTGTGGTGCAGCGCGACGCGCGCGCCAACGCCCGCGGCACCATCGTGGTGCGCATCGGCAGCGAACTGCACGGCGCGGAGGGGCTGATCCCGCCCGCCGAACAGGTACCGGGCGAGACCTACGAGCACGGCGACCGGATCAAGTGTTACGTCGTCGGTGTCTCGCGTGGCCCGCGCGGCCCGCAGATCACGCTCTCGCGCACGCACCCGAACCTGGTGCGCCGGCTGTTCGCGCTCGAGGTGCCCGAGATCGCGGACGGCTCGGTCGAGATCGTCGCGGTGGCCAGGGAGGCCGGGCACCGCTCGAAGATCGCGGTGCGCAGCACGGTGTCCGGGGTCAACGCCAAGGGCGCGTGCATCGGCCCGATGGGGCAGCGGGTGCGCAACGTGATGAGCGAGCTGGCCGGGGAGAAGATCGACATCATCGACTTCGCCGAGGATTCGGCGACCTTCGTCGGCAATGCGCTCTCGCCGTCGAAAGTGGTGTCGGTCACCATTGTCGACGCCGAGGCCAGGGCCGCGCGCGTCGTGGTGCCGGACTTCCAGTTGTCGCTGGCCATCGGCAAGGAGGGCCAGAACGCTCGCCTGGCCGCCCGGCTGACCGGGTGGCGGATCGATATCCGCAGCGACGCGGCCCCTGACATGGGCGGCGGCACGGTGCGGACGGAGGCGCACCGCAGTTGA
- a CDS encoding DHH family phosphoesterase, with product MTTMREAVDLEPAVEAMKAARSVTVVCHVQPDADTVGSGLALALVLHRRGIPVRVSFAEPAELPESMRSLPGVQHLVPPAEVPAEVDLLIAVDCGSAGRLGALADRMAGAATVLVLDHHRSNTRFGTINVIDPGAESTTSLIARVLDTWGIPIDSEVAHCLYAGLVTDTGSFRWVRPGTHVLAERLLATGIDGGEIARTLLDTHPFGWLTMLSKVLATTVLVPQARGGIGLVYAFVRRDDIAEVSSEEAESVIDIVRTTAEAGIAAVFKQSRTVADRWTVSLRSRDSSPGAQDGVDVAEIASGLGGGGHRFAAGYTAFGTADELVATLLAALE from the coding sequence ATGACGACGATGCGGGAAGCAGTCGACCTCGAACCGGCTGTCGAGGCGATGAAAGCCGCCCGCTCGGTCACCGTCGTCTGTCATGTGCAACCGGATGCCGACACCGTCGGCAGTGGTCTCGCGCTGGCGCTGGTGTTGCACCGGCGCGGGATCCCGGTGCGGGTGTCGTTCGCCGAGCCCGCCGAACTGCCGGAGTCGATGCGTTCGCTGCCGGGTGTTCAGCATCTGGTGCCGCCGGCCGAGGTGCCCGCCGAGGTCGATCTGCTGATCGCGGTCGACTGCGGCAGCGCCGGGCGTCTCGGTGCGCTCGCCGACCGAATGGCCGGGGCCGCAACGGTTCTGGTGCTCGACCATCATCGCTCCAATACCAGGTTCGGCACGATCAATGTGATCGATCCCGGTGCCGAATCGACCACCAGCCTGATCGCGCGGGTGCTCGACACCTGGGGCATCCCGATCGATTCCGAAGTGGCGCACTGTCTTTACGCCGGATTGGTGACCGACACCGGATCGTTTCGCTGGGTGCGTCCCGGGACGCACGTGCTCGCCGAGCGGCTGCTCGCCACCGGCATCGATGGCGGCGAGATCGCCCGAACCCTGTTGGACACCCACCCTTTCGGCTGGCTGACCATGCTCTCGAAGGTGCTGGCCACCACCGTGCTGGTGCCGCAGGCCCGCGGCGGAATCGGGCTGGTGTACGCCTTCGTGCGGCGCGACGACATCGCCGAGGTCAGTTCCGAAGAGGCCGAAAGCGTCATCGACATCGTCCGCACCACCGCCGAAGCGGGAATCGCCGCGGTATTCAAGCAGTCTCGCACCGTCGCCGATCGGTGGACGGTGTCGCTGCGTTCCCGCGACAGCAGTCCGGGCGCGCAGGACGGGGTGGACGTTGCCGAGATCGCGAGCGGACTCGGCGGTGGCGGCCATCGCTTCGCCGCCGGATACACCGCGTTCGGTACCGCCGATGAGCTCGTCGCCACACTGCTGGCCGCGCTGGAGTGA